The proteins below come from a single Caulobacter segnis ATCC 21756 genomic window:
- a CDS encoding tryptophan halogenase family protein: MTAIRKVLIVGGGTAGWMTAAALAKALPREVAITLIESEQIGTVGVGEATIPPINTFNQMLGLDEAAFMRATQASFKLAIEFVDWMGPDHRYLHPFGGFGLDIEALKFHQIWLRALHEGWAPPIDAFNLSAQASHLGRFSLPSRDPGQVMSSLKYAFHFDAGLYAKHLRAYAEQRGVARFEGKVAGVAQHGETGFVESVTLEDGRTLEADLFVDCSGFRGLLIEQTLKAGYDDWSHWLPNDRAVAMPCETGGDGLTPYTRATADAAGWRWRIALQHRTGNGYVYSSADISDDEALARLRATLDGPALAEPNFLRFQAGRRRQAWIKNVVAIGLSSGFLEPLESTSIHLIQAGITKLLALFPDKGFYPVEIAEYNRLTAQQVELIRDFIILHFKANARTEPYWVRAREMAIPETLQRKIDLFAASGRLFQSDYDLFAEPSWVAVLLGQGVVPRRHDPLVDALDDEVVRGQLSRLSALIRRTAESLPTHDAFIARYCAASPTPARIPA, encoded by the coding sequence ATGACGGCCATTCGCAAAGTGCTGATCGTCGGTGGGGGGACCGCGGGCTGGATGACGGCCGCCGCCCTGGCCAAGGCCCTGCCGCGGGAGGTCGCGATCACCCTGATCGAGTCCGAACAGATCGGCACGGTCGGCGTCGGCGAGGCGACCATCCCGCCGATCAACACCTTCAACCAGATGCTGGGCCTGGACGAAGCCGCGTTCATGCGGGCCACCCAGGCCAGCTTCAAGCTGGCCATCGAGTTCGTCGACTGGATGGGCCCCGACCACCGCTACCTGCATCCGTTCGGCGGCTTCGGACTGGATATCGAGGCGCTGAAGTTCCACCAGATCTGGCTGCGCGCCCTGCACGAGGGCTGGGCGCCGCCGATCGACGCCTTCAACCTGTCGGCCCAGGCCTCGCACTTGGGACGGTTCTCCCTGCCCAGCCGCGATCCCGGCCAGGTGATGTCGAGCCTGAAGTACGCCTTTCACTTCGACGCCGGCCTCTACGCCAAGCACCTGCGCGCCTATGCCGAACAGCGCGGCGTCGCCCGATTCGAGGGCAAGGTCGCCGGCGTCGCCCAGCATGGCGAGACTGGATTCGTGGAATCCGTGACCCTGGAGGACGGCCGGACGCTGGAGGCCGACCTGTTCGTCGACTGCTCGGGATTTCGCGGCCTGCTGATCGAGCAGACCCTGAAGGCCGGCTATGATGACTGGAGCCACTGGCTGCCCAACGACCGGGCGGTGGCCATGCCATGCGAGACCGGCGGCGATGGTCTGACACCCTATACCCGCGCCACGGCGGACGCGGCCGGCTGGCGCTGGCGCATCGCGCTGCAGCACCGCACCGGCAACGGCTATGTCTATTCCTCGGCCGACATCAGCGACGACGAGGCCTTGGCCAGGCTGCGCGCCACCCTGGACGGACCCGCCCTGGCCGAGCCGAACTTCCTTCGCTTCCAGGCCGGCCGGCGACGCCAGGCGTGGATCAAGAACGTCGTGGCCATCGGCCTGTCATCGGGCTTCCTGGAGCCGCTGGAAAGCACCTCGATCCACCTGATCCAGGCGGGGATCACCAAGCTCCTGGCCCTGTTCCCGGACAAGGGCTTCTATCCAGTCGAGATCGCCGAGTACAACCGCCTCACCGCCCAGCAGGTCGAGCTGATCCGCGACTTCATCATCCTGCACTTCAAGGCCAACGCCCGCACGGAGCCCTACTGGGTCCGGGCCCGCGAGATGGCGATCCCCGAGACCCTGCAGCGCAAGATCGACCTGTTCGCCGCGTCCGGCCGGCTGTTCCAGTCGGACTACGATCTGTTCGCCGAGCCCAGCTGGGTCGCTGTACTCCTTGGCCAGGGCGTCGTTCCCCGCCGACACGATCCGTTGGTCGACGCGCTCGACGATGAAGTGGTCCGGGGCCAGCTCTCGCGCCTGTCGGCGCTGATCCGCCGGACCGCCGAGTCCCTGCCGACGCACGACGCCTTCATCGCGCGCTACTGCGCCGCTTCGCCAACGCCCGCCAGGATTCCCGCATGA
- the nirD gene encoding nitrite reductase small subunit NirD, giving the protein MTLQAHIDPDWRDVGALTDIPERGARRVATAQGDVAVFRTGDGKVFALVDRCPHKHGPLSQGIVHGHGVTCPLHSWVIDLATGRPTGADAGKGCTPIVPVRIKDGRVLLAQPVAAG; this is encoded by the coding sequence ATGACCCTGCAAGCGCACATCGATCCAGACTGGCGCGACGTCGGCGCCTTGACCGACATCCCCGAACGCGGCGCGCGACGCGTGGCCACCGCCCAGGGCGACGTCGCGGTGTTCCGCACCGGCGACGGCAAGGTTTTCGCGCTGGTCGACCGCTGTCCGCACAAGCATGGCCCCCTGAGCCAAGGCATCGTTCACGGCCACGGCGTGACTTGCCCGCTGCACAGCTGGGTCATTGACCTGGCCACCGGTCGGCCCACGGGCGCCGACGCCGGCAAGGGCTGCACGCCCATCGTGCCGGTGCGTATCAAGGATGGCCGCGTCCTTCTGGCTCAGCCGGTGGCGGCGGGCTGA
- a CDS encoding tryptophan halogenase family protein yields MTTDQRLRRIVIVGGGTAGWMTAAAMGRFLKDGYTRVTLVESEAIGTVGVGESTIPQINIFNRMLGLDENDFVRKTKATFKLGIDFVDWKHVGHSYHHPFGPYGVDMEGVSFHAYWLKLHALGLEDDLGAYSLQTVGARQGKFMRPNGQANSPLGQIAYAFQFDAGLYAKFLRAYSEARGVARQEGKIASVQQDGERGHVTSVTLESGEVIEGDLFIDCSGFRGLLIEQTLKTGYEDWSQWLLNDRAVAMPCALGGSMAPVTRATARPHGWQWRIPLQHRLGNGYAYCSQFVSDEEALADLLKNLDGAPLADPNLIRFTAGRRKKSWNGNVVAIGLSAGFMEPLESQSIHLIQVGISRLLAHFPDRHFRQADIDRYNRTMTFEYEKIRDFLILHFKATARNDTPYWDYLREMPIPDYLADKIELFKGSGRVFRENEELFNDTSWFAVMIGQGILPESYDPMVDCMDEGLFRARMAEIKAVIARSAEVMPDHFAFIRENCDAMAADVSLGSGAGTTHPESVT; encoded by the coding sequence ATGACGACTGACCAGCGCCTGCGCCGCATCGTCATCGTCGGCGGCGGCACCGCCGGCTGGATGACCGCCGCCGCGATGGGGCGCTTCCTCAAGGACGGCTACACCCGCGTCACCCTGGTCGAGTCCGAGGCCATCGGCACGGTCGGGGTCGGCGAGTCGACGATCCCGCAGATCAATATCTTCAACCGGATGCTGGGGCTGGACGAGAATGACTTCGTCCGCAAGACCAAGGCCACCTTCAAGCTGGGCATCGACTTCGTCGACTGGAAGCATGTCGGCCACAGCTATCATCACCCGTTCGGGCCCTATGGCGTCGACATGGAGGGCGTATCGTTCCACGCCTACTGGCTGAAGCTGCACGCCCTGGGGCTGGAGGACGACCTGGGCGCCTACAGCCTTCAGACCGTCGGCGCGCGCCAGGGCAAGTTCATGCGCCCCAACGGCCAGGCCAATTCGCCGCTCGGCCAGATCGCCTACGCCTTCCAGTTCGACGCCGGGCTCTATGCGAAGTTCCTGCGCGCGTACTCGGAGGCGCGCGGCGTCGCCCGTCAGGAAGGCAAGATCGCCTCGGTCCAGCAAGACGGCGAGCGGGGTCACGTCACGTCGGTCACGCTGGAAAGCGGCGAGGTCATCGAGGGCGACCTCTTCATCGACTGCTCGGGCTTCCGAGGCCTTCTGATCGAACAGACCCTGAAGACCGGCTACGAGGACTGGTCGCAATGGCTGTTGAACGACCGCGCCGTGGCCATGCCGTGCGCGCTGGGCGGCTCCATGGCGCCGGTGACCCGCGCGACCGCGCGGCCGCATGGCTGGCAATGGCGCATCCCGCTGCAGCATCGCCTGGGCAACGGCTACGCCTATTGCAGCCAGTTCGTCAGCGACGAGGAGGCCCTGGCCGACCTGCTGAAGAACCTGGACGGCGCGCCGCTGGCCGACCCGAACCTGATCCGCTTCACCGCCGGCCGCCGCAAGAAGAGCTGGAACGGCAATGTCGTGGCGATCGGACTGTCGGCGGGATTCATGGAGCCGCTGGAGAGCCAGTCGATCCACCTGATCCAGGTCGGGATATCGCGCCTGCTGGCCCACTTCCCCGACCGTCATTTCCGGCAGGCCGACATCGACCGCTACAACCGGACCATGACGTTCGAGTACGAGAAGATCCGGGACTTCCTGATCCTGCACTTCAAGGCCACGGCGCGGAACGACACCCCCTACTGGGACTACCTGCGCGAGATGCCGATCCCGGACTATCTGGCCGACAAGATCGAGCTGTTCAAAGGCTCGGGCCGCGTGTTTCGCGAGAACGAGGAGTTGTTCAACGACACCTCCTGGTTCGCCGTGATGATCGGCCAAGGCATCCTGCCTGAGAGCTACGACCCGATGGTCGATTGCATGGACGAGGGCTTGTTCAGGGCTCGGATGGCCGAGATCAAGGCCGTGATCGCCCGCTCCGCCGAGGTCATGCCGGATCACTTCGCCTTCATTCGAGAGAACTGCGACGCGATGGCGGCGGATGTGTCGCTCGGGTCCGGGGCGGGAACGACTCATCCTGAATCGGTCACCTGA
- the cobA gene encoding uroporphyrinogen-III C-methyltransferase yields MLTESKLGKVLLVGAGPGPVDLMTVRAVRAVESAGALLYDALCSEEAVALAPPGCVRIQTGKRAGKPSMKQDEINRLMLRLARRGLHVVRLKGGDPSIFGRVGEEMAFLERFGVETEVVPGVTAACAAAAQFGFPLTHRGEARRVVFTTARIEEGGIADDWRVGADPEATVAIYMGVEAAPRLAKALMAAGRAPSTPVAAVENAGAQHARLTVTTLVDLRDGLISTTGGPVLIVVGEVAANAVAMKHCNANQRIFA; encoded by the coding sequence GTGCTGACTGAAAGCAAACTCGGCAAGGTGCTGCTCGTCGGCGCCGGCCCAGGCCCGGTGGATCTCATGACGGTCCGCGCCGTGCGCGCCGTCGAGAGCGCGGGCGCCTTGCTCTACGACGCTCTGTGCTCCGAAGAGGCCGTGGCGCTCGCGCCGCCGGGCTGTGTCCGGATCCAGACCGGAAAGCGCGCCGGCAAGCCCAGCATGAAGCAGGATGAGATCAATCGCCTGATGCTGCGCCTCGCGCGCCGAGGTCTGCATGTCGTGCGCCTCAAGGGCGGAGACCCGTCCATTTTTGGCCGCGTGGGAGAGGAGATGGCGTTCCTCGAACGCTTCGGCGTCGAGACTGAGGTCGTGCCTGGGGTGACCGCCGCCTGCGCCGCGGCCGCCCAGTTCGGCTTCCCTTTGACCCACAGAGGCGAGGCGCGGCGGGTGGTGTTTACGACGGCTCGGATCGAAGAGGGCGGCATCGCGGACGACTGGCGTGTCGGCGCCGACCCCGAGGCCACCGTCGCCATCTACATGGGCGTCGAGGCCGCGCCACGCCTGGCGAAGGCGCTGATGGCGGCGGGAAGAGCGCCTTCGACGCCGGTCGCCGCCGTGGAGAACGCCGGCGCCCAGCACGCGCGCCTGACCGTGACGACTCTGGTCGACCTACGCGACGGTTTGATCAGCACAACGGGTGGCCCGGTCTTGATCGTGGTCGGCGAGGTCGCCGCGAACGCCGTCGCGATGAAACACTGCAACGCCAACCAGAGAATTTTCGCCTAG
- a CDS encoding nitrate reductase gives MADGSAALRTVKTTCAYCGVGCGVAGAVGEGRSVLITGDAAHPANLGRLCSKGSALGATVGLEGRLLEPTINGKSANWHEATALVARRFKETIARHGPDSVAFYVSGQLLTEDYYVANKLMKGFIGSGNIDTNSRLCMASAVAAHKQAFGADLVPGCYEDLELADLVVFSGHNAAWTHPVLFRRMEQARARGQKHVVIDPRRTDTAEGADLHLAIAPQSDVRLWNGLLADLVRRGAIDRDYIASHVNGFEQVTAALVESDQSLSAVAADCGVAIEDLRTFYDLFAANARTVSLFSMGANQSAQGVAKGLAIINAHLATGRIGKPGACPFSITGQPNAMGGRETGGMANTLAGHMDFSPEDRDRVARFWGAPDTTRAPGLKAVEMFEAVRDGRIKAIWVMATNPAVSLPASGAVRDALAACPFVVVSDCVETDTTAFAHVKLPALAWGEKDGTVTNSERRISRQRALFPPPGQARADWKIMADVATAMGFDGFGWASNAAVFREWARLTAYENRDRFLSLAGLSALTPSAYGELLPVQWPIGVDGEGTPRLFVDGRFQTPDRRARMVPVLPKGPAELTSAAFPMSLNTGRIRDQWHTMTRTGLAPDLCRHAPEPYVEIHPEDAEALGLKDGALARVSTARAEAVAVAKVSDRQRRGSLFMPMHWTDAFAPSGRANALVEPRVDPTSGQPEFKHTPARVRPYRETWKGFFLSRSALMSPLGADLVWRRIPQDACQQYEFAGRGDVAERDVLRKALTKRLAGELVTYEDAATGARREAWVEGDQLVAVLYMTTTGRLPSRDWLVDLFQADLTAEARSALLFGRPPGGPVDKGPMVCACLKVGAKAVTAAIAAGADTADAVGAATGAGSNCGSCRPEIARMINAFLVTPKEPVRAD, from the coding sequence ATGGCCGACGGCTCCGCCGCCCTGCGAACCGTCAAGACGACCTGCGCCTATTGCGGCGTCGGATGCGGTGTCGCGGGCGCTGTGGGGGAGGGGCGCTCGGTGCTGATCACCGGTGACGCGGCGCACCCAGCCAACCTGGGCCGGCTATGCTCCAAGGGTTCGGCCCTTGGCGCCACGGTTGGCCTGGAAGGTCGGCTGCTGGAGCCGACGATCAACGGCAAGAGCGCGAACTGGCATGAGGCCACGGCGCTGGTGGCGCGGCGCTTCAAGGAGACGATCGCCCGACACGGTCCCGACAGCGTGGCTTTCTACGTCTCGGGCCAGTTGCTGACCGAGGACTATTACGTCGCTAACAAGCTGATGAAGGGCTTCATCGGCTCGGGCAACATCGACACCAACAGCCGCCTCTGCATGGCTTCGGCCGTCGCCGCCCACAAGCAGGCCTTCGGCGCCGACCTGGTGCCCGGTTGCTACGAGGACCTGGAGCTGGCGGATCTGGTGGTGTTCAGCGGTCATAACGCCGCCTGGACCCATCCGGTCCTTTTCCGGCGCATGGAACAGGCGAGGGCGCGCGGCCAGAAGCACGTCGTCATCGACCCGCGCCGCACCGACACGGCTGAGGGGGCGGACCTGCATCTGGCTATCGCTCCGCAGAGCGACGTGCGTCTCTGGAACGGGCTGCTGGCCGATCTGGTCCGGCGAGGCGCTATCGACCGCGACTACATCGCAAGTCACGTGAACGGCTTCGAGCAAGTCACCGCCGCGCTTGTTGAAAGCGACCAGTCGCTCAGCGCGGTCGCGGCCGACTGCGGCGTCGCGATCGAGGATCTGCGGACCTTCTATGACCTGTTCGCCGCGAACGCCCGGACGGTCAGCCTTTTCTCGATGGGCGCCAACCAGTCCGCCCAGGGCGTGGCCAAGGGGCTTGCCATCATCAACGCCCACCTCGCCACCGGGCGGATCGGCAAGCCGGGCGCTTGCCCCTTCTCGATCACCGGCCAGCCCAACGCCATGGGCGGACGCGAGACGGGCGGCATGGCCAACACCCTGGCCGGCCACATGGACTTTTCGCCCGAGGATCGTGACCGCGTCGCGCGCTTCTGGGGCGCTCCGGACACCACCCGCGCCCCGGGGTTGAAAGCCGTCGAGATGTTCGAGGCTGTCAGGGACGGGCGGATCAAGGCGATCTGGGTGATGGCCACCAACCCGGCTGTCAGCCTGCCAGCCAGCGGCGCGGTCCGCGACGCCCTAGCGGCGTGCCCTTTCGTGGTGGTCTCGGACTGCGTCGAAACCGACACCACGGCCTTCGCGCACGTGAAGCTGCCCGCCCTGGCCTGGGGCGAGAAGGACGGCACGGTCACCAACTCCGAGCGCCGCATCTCGCGCCAACGGGCGCTGTTCCCGCCGCCGGGCCAGGCCCGCGCGGACTGGAAGATCATGGCCGACGTCGCGACCGCGATGGGCTTCGACGGCTTCGGCTGGGCCAGCAACGCGGCGGTGTTTCGCGAGTGGGCGCGCCTGACCGCCTATGAGAACCGCGATCGTTTCCTGAGCCTGGCGGGCTTATCTGCTTTGACGCCAAGCGCTTACGGCGAACTTCTACCCGTCCAATGGCCCATCGGGGTGGACGGGGAAGGTACGCCTCGGCTGTTTGTCGATGGCCGCTTCCAGACTCCAGACCGGCGCGCCCGCATGGTTCCGGTCTTGCCGAAGGGACCCGCCGAACTGACCAGCGCGGCCTTCCCGATGTCCCTCAACACCGGCCGCATCCGCGACCAGTGGCACACCATGACCCGTACGGGCCTGGCGCCGGACCTTTGTCGTCACGCGCCCGAGCCCTATGTCGAGATCCATCCGGAGGACGCCGAGGCCCTGGGGCTGAAGGACGGCGCCTTGGCCAGGGTGTCGACCGCGCGGGCCGAGGCTGTCGCCGTCGCCAAGGTCAGCGATCGCCAGCGGCGCGGTTCGCTGTTCATGCCCATGCACTGGACGGACGCCTTTGCGCCGTCGGGCCGGGCCAACGCCCTGGTCGAGCCCCGGGTCGATCCGACCTCGGGGCAGCCGGAGTTCAAACATACCCCCGCTCGCGTGAGACCGTATCGCGAGACCTGGAAGGGCTTCTTCTTGAGTCGATCCGCCCTGATGTCCCCGCTGGGGGCGGATCTTGTCTGGCGGCGTATCCCCCAAGACGCCTGCCAGCAGTACGAGTTCGCCGGCCGGGGCGACGTCGCCGAGCGCGACGTCCTCCGCAAGGCCCTGACCAAGAGGCTGGCCGGCGAACTCGTCACCTACGAAGACGCCGCGACCGGCGCGCGCCGAGAGGCCTGGGTCGAGGGCGATCAGCTGGTCGCCGTTCTTTACATGACAACCACCGGCCGTTTGCCGTCCCGGGACTGGTTGGTCGATCTGTTCCAGGCGGATCTGACGGCCGAAGCGCGCTCGGCCCTGCTGTTCGGGCGTCCGCCTGGCGGGCCAGTCGACAAGGGACCGATGGTTTGCGCCTGCCTGAAGGTCGGCGCCAAGGCTGTCACCGCCGCGATCGCCGCCGGCGCAGACACAGCCGACGCCGTCGGCGCGGCGACAGGCGCTGGATCCAACTGCGGGTCCTGTCGTCCCGAAATCGCGCGCATGATCAACGCCTTCCTCGTAACGCCAAAGGAGCCCGTCCGTGCTGACTGA
- the nirB gene encoding nitrite reductase large subunit NirB, translating to MTKERLVVIGNGMAGCRAVEEVLKRDPSRYDVTIFGAEPRVNYNRIMLSPVLAGEKTFDDIVINDEAWYRDNAITLHAGRAVKAVDLEGRKVVAEGGLEVAYDKLILATGSDPFRLPLPGSDLKGVVTFRDLDDVEAMVEASGKPGARAVVIGGGLLGLEAAYGLARRGMAATVVHLMDVLMERQLDESAGYLLREALAERGVETVLGAHSEEIVGEDGRVAGLKLKDGRVLPCDLLVMAVGIRPNASLAKAAGLQVNRGVIVDDAMRASDPAVFAVGECVEHRGNCYGLVAPIWDMCRALAEALTEGQGAYQGSVLSTRLKVSGVDVFSAGKFSGGDGCEDIVFRDAARGVYKRVVIEDGKVAGAVLFGDAADGGWYFDLMRAGTDVAEIRETLIFGQAITEGLSGLDPSAAVAAMPDTQEICGCNGVCKGAITGAITAQGLTTLDDVRAVTKASASCGSCTPLVEQVIRLTLGDGFKAQTGPKSMCKCTHHPHGEVRKAIVELELKSMPAIMQAMEWTTPDGCASCRPALNYYLLCAWPGEYLDDSQSRFINERVHANIQKDGTYSVVPRMWGGMTSPAELRAIADVADKYAIPAVKVTGGQRIDLLGVKKDDLPAVWADLNAAGMVSGHAYAKGLRTVKTCVGSDWCRFGTQDSTGLGIKLEKFMWGSWAPAKVKLAVSGCPRNCAESTCKDIGVICVDSGYEIHVGGAAGLHIQGTEVLTKVATEDEAIQVIAAVMQMYREGGWYLERIYKWMARIGLDTIRAATVDDLDSRTALFARFVKSQETAQIDPWAERATGGVAAGEFAPMATLSMEMAAE from the coding sequence CACCATCTTCGGCGCCGAGCCGCGGGTGAACTACAACCGCATCATGCTCTCGCCAGTGTTGGCGGGTGAGAAGACCTTCGACGACATCGTCATCAACGACGAGGCCTGGTACCGCGACAACGCCATCACCCTGCACGCCGGCCGCGCCGTTAAGGCGGTCGACCTCGAAGGCCGCAAGGTGGTCGCCGAGGGCGGCCTGGAAGTCGCCTATGACAAGCTGATCCTGGCCACGGGCTCGGACCCGTTCCGCCTGCCGCTGCCGGGCTCAGACCTCAAGGGCGTGGTCACCTTCCGCGACCTCGACGACGTCGAGGCGATGGTCGAGGCCTCCGGCAAGCCGGGCGCCCGCGCCGTGGTCATCGGCGGCGGCCTGCTGGGCCTCGAAGCCGCCTATGGCCTGGCCCGACGCGGCATGGCCGCCACGGTCGTCCACCTGATGGATGTCCTGATGGAACGCCAGCTGGACGAAAGCGCCGGCTATCTGCTGCGCGAGGCGCTGGCCGAACGCGGCGTCGAGACCGTGCTAGGCGCGCACTCCGAGGAGATCGTCGGCGAGGATGGCAGGGTCGCCGGGCTGAAGCTCAAGGACGGCCGTGTCCTGCCGTGCGACCTGCTGGTCATGGCCGTCGGCATCCGTCCGAACGCCTCTCTGGCCAAAGCGGCCGGTCTGCAGGTCAATCGCGGGGTCATCGTCGACGACGCCATGCGCGCGTCCGATCCGGCCGTGTTCGCCGTGGGCGAGTGCGTCGAGCATCGCGGGAACTGCTACGGCCTGGTCGCGCCCATCTGGGACATGTGCCGGGCCCTGGCCGAGGCGCTGACAGAGGGGCAGGGGGCGTATCAGGGCTCGGTCCTCTCGACCCGCTTGAAGGTCTCGGGCGTCGACGTCTTCTCGGCGGGCAAATTCTCCGGCGGCGACGGCTGCGAGGACATCGTGTTCCGCGACGCCGCTCGCGGCGTCTACAAGCGGGTGGTCATCGAGGACGGCAAGGTCGCTGGCGCGGTGCTGTTCGGCGACGCGGCCGACGGCGGTTGGTACTTCGACCTGATGCGGGCGGGGACGGATGTCGCCGAGATCCGCGAGACCTTGATCTTCGGGCAAGCGATCACGGAGGGCCTTTCCGGCCTGGACCCTAGCGCGGCCGTTGCGGCCATGCCCGACACGCAGGAAATCTGCGGCTGCAACGGCGTCTGCAAGGGTGCGATCACGGGAGCCATCACGGCCCAAGGCCTGACCACGCTGGACGACGTCCGCGCTGTGACCAAGGCCTCGGCCTCGTGCGGGTCCTGCACGCCGTTGGTCGAGCAGGTCATCCGACTGACCCTCGGAGACGGCTTCAAGGCCCAGACCGGCCCCAAGTCGATGTGCAAGTGCACGCATCACCCGCACGGCGAGGTGCGCAAGGCGATCGTCGAGCTCGAGCTGAAGTCCATGCCCGCGATCATGCAGGCCATGGAATGGACCACGCCGGACGGCTGCGCTTCGTGCCGGCCCGCGCTGAACTACTACCTGCTATGCGCTTGGCCAGGCGAGTACCTGGACGACAGCCAGTCGCGCTTCATCAACGAGCGTGTCCACGCCAACATCCAGAAAGACGGCACCTATTCGGTCGTGCCGCGCATGTGGGGCGGCATGACCAGCCCCGCCGAACTCCGCGCCATCGCCGACGTCGCCGACAAGTACGCCATCCCGGCGGTCAAGGTGACGGGCGGCCAGCGCATCGACCTGCTAGGCGTCAAGAAGGACGACCTGCCGGCGGTTTGGGCGGACCTCAACGCCGCCGGCATGGTCAGCGGCCACGCCTACGCCAAGGGCCTGCGCACCGTAAAGACCTGTGTCGGCAGCGACTGGTGTCGCTTCGGCACCCAGGATTCCACCGGCCTCGGGATCAAGCTCGAGAAGTTCATGTGGGGCTCGTGGGCGCCGGCCAAGGTCAAACTGGCCGTGTCGGGCTGTCCGCGTAACTGCGCGGAGTCGACCTGCAAGGACATCGGCGTCATCTGCGTCGACAGTGGCTACGAGATCCACGTCGGCGGCGCCGCGGGCCTGCACATCCAGGGAACCGAGGTGCTGACCAAGGTCGCCACCGAGGACGAGGCGATCCAGGTCATCGCCGCGGTCATGCAGATGTACCGCGAAGGCGGCTGGTACCTGGAGCGGATCTACAAGTGGATGGCGCGGATCGGTCTCGACACGATCCGCGCGGCGACCGTGGACGACCTCGACAGCCGCACCGCGCTCTTCGCGCGCTTCGTGAAATCGCAGGAGACCGCGCAGATCGACCCCTGGGCCGAGCGCGCCACTGGTGGCGTGGCGGCCGGCGAGTTCGCGCCGATGGCGACCCTTTCGATGGAGATGGCGGCCGAATGA
- a CDS encoding tryptophan halogenase family protein — MTPAPIRKIVVVGGGAAGWMTAAALSAMLEGLDVRITLVESEEIGIVGVGEATVPHIRHYNARLGLDEADFMRKTQATYKLGIEFCDWGRKGEAYIHPFGAYGHAIGGIPFHQHWLRAHQRGEVGSIDAYSLPVMAARADKFAPPSTDPRSLGSTFNYAYQFDAALYARYLRAYAEARGVVRVEGKIAAADQRPEDGFVTSVRLEDGRVIDGELFIDCSGFRGLLIEQTLKAGYDEWTRWLPCDRAAAAPCEAVEPPKPFTRATADQSGWRWRIPLQHRVGNGYVYCSSYIDDDAAARVLLEKLDGKPSQDPRFLRFVTGRRKKQWCKNVVAIGLASGFLEPLESTSIHLIQLAISNLLELFPHQGFDPADADEYNRVMDLEFERIRDFLVLHYHVNQRTDSVFWNDRRNAPVPDSLAEKMALFRERGVVAAYKDGFFKEPSWVAVYLGQNFTPDGYDPLVEAVDPAQSARVMAEIEAAVARTVSAMPSHDSYLRAFADARLPA; from the coding sequence ATGACCCCCGCGCCCATTCGCAAGATCGTCGTGGTCGGTGGCGGCGCCGCCGGCTGGATGACCGCCGCCGCCCTGTCGGCGATGCTGGAAGGGCTGGACGTCCGCATCACGCTGGTCGAGTCCGAGGAGATTGGCATCGTCGGCGTCGGCGAGGCGACGGTTCCGCATATCCGCCACTACAATGCGCGCCTGGGCCTCGACGAGGCCGACTTCATGCGCAAGACCCAGGCGACCTACAAGCTGGGCATCGAGTTTTGCGATTGGGGCCGCAAGGGCGAGGCCTATATTCATCCTTTCGGGGCTTACGGCCACGCGATCGGCGGGATCCCCTTCCACCAGCACTGGCTACGCGCCCACCAACGGGGCGAGGTCGGATCAATCGACGCCTACAGCCTGCCGGTGATGGCCGCCCGGGCGGATAAGTTCGCGCCGCCATCGACGGACCCCCGCTCGCTGGGCTCGACCTTCAACTACGCCTACCAGTTCGACGCCGCGCTCTATGCGCGCTATCTCCGCGCCTATGCGGAGGCCCGCGGCGTGGTCCGCGTCGAGGGCAAGATCGCCGCCGCGGACCAGCGCCCCGAGGACGGCTTCGTCACCAGCGTGCGGCTGGAGGACGGCCGCGTGATCGACGGCGAGCTGTTCATCGACTGCTCGGGCTTCCGGGGGCTGCTGATCGAGCAGACCCTGAAAGCCGGCTACGACGAGTGGACACGCTGGCTGCCGTGCGATCGGGCGGCGGCGGCGCCATGCGAGGCCGTGGAGCCGCCCAAGCCGTTCACTCGAGCGACCGCCGACCAGTCCGGCTGGCGCTGGCGCATCCCGCTGCAGCATCGGGTGGGCAACGGCTACGTCTATTGCTCCAGCTACATCGACGACGACGCGGCGGCCCGCGTCCTGCTGGAGAAGCTGGATGGCAAGCCGAGCCAGGATCCGCGCTTCCTCCGCTTCGTCACCGGGCGGCGCAAGAAGCAGTGGTGCAAGAACGTGGTCGCGATCGGCCTGGCCTCGGGCTTCCTCGAGCCGCTGGAGAGCACGTCCATCCACCTGATCCAACTGGCCATCTCGAACCTGCTGGAGCTCTTCCCGCACCAGGGCTTCGACCCCGCGGACGCCGACGAGTACAATCGGGTGATGGACCTGGAGTTCGAACGGATCCGCGACTTCCTGGTGCTGCACTACCACGTGAATCAGCGGACGGACTCGGTGTTCTGGAATGATCGCCGTAACGCGCCGGTCCCCGACAGCCTGGCCGAGAAGATGGCGCTGTTCCGCGAGCGCGGCGTGGTCGCGGCCTACAAGGACGGTTTCTTCAAGGAGCCGTCTTGGGTGGCCGTCTATCTGGGTCAGAACTTCACGCCCGACGGTTACGACCCCCTGGTGGAGGCGGTAGACCCGGCCCAGTCGGCGCGGGTCATGGCCGAGATCGAGGCCGCCGTCGCCCGGACCGTGTCGGCCATGCCCTCGCATGACTCCTATCTGCGGGCGTTCGCCGACGCGAGGCTTCCGGCATGA